Proteins from a genomic interval of Lacticaseibacillus pabuli:
- a CDS encoding TMEM175 family protein, with protein MNKERFLAFTDAVIAIVVTIMVLEIHLPEKITLTSMRHVAVPLAAYLLSFLNVYESWFGHHQLFKNVKLVPQRTFWLSGIWIFVMSLYPMATAAVGEHPDRLPQELIYLGLSFIWSMMFNLMEHSLLHVYPDLKIPRTHAMPHWTYLALFGAAFLACFIWPPTGLIVMLLMTLYSMIVGLRGKEDE; from the coding sequence ATGAATAAAGAACGGTTCTTAGCCTTTACAGATGCTGTGATTGCCATCGTCGTGACGATTATGGTGTTGGAAATACATTTGCCAGAGAAGATTACCCTGACGTCAATGCGCCACGTCGCGGTCCCTCTGGCTGCATACTTGCTTAGTTTCTTGAACGTGTATGAATCGTGGTTTGGCCATCATCAGTTATTCAAGAACGTCAAGCTGGTTCCGCAGCGAACCTTTTGGCTAAGCGGCATCTGGATATTCGTGATGAGCCTGTATCCCATGGCCACCGCCGCTGTTGGGGAACATCCCGACCGCTTGCCTCAGGAGCTCATCTACCTAGGACTGTCCTTCATCTGGTCGATGATGTTCAACCTGATGGAGCATTCCCTCCTGCACGTCTATCCTGACCTCAAAATTCCGCGTACGCATGCCATGCCGCACTGGACTTACCTCGCTCTGTTTGGGGCAGCATTCCTCGCTTGTTTCATCTGGCCTCCAACGGGTCTGATCGTTATGCTGCTGATGACGTTGTACAGCATGATTGTTGGATTGCGTGGTAAAGAAGACGAATAA